Proteins co-encoded in one Papaver somniferum cultivar HN1 chromosome 5, ASM357369v1, whole genome shotgun sequence genomic window:
- the LOC113282672 gene encoding probable CCR4-associated factor 1 homolog 7, with product MSDVLKDDSIEIRDVWSDNLESEFEYIRKIVDDFPYIAMDTEFPGIVLRPVGNFKTSSEYHYQTLKANVDMLKLIQLGLTFSDEDGNLPTGNDNKYCVWQFNFKEFNVNDDVFAQDSIELLRQCGIDFGKNSEKGIDALRFGELLMTSGVVLNDNVHWVTFHSGYDFGYLLKLLTCRTLPDSQTEFFELIKVFFPEIYDIKHLMKYCNSLHGGLNKLAELLRVERVGVCHQAGSDSLLTACTFRKLKQQYFSGSTEKYSGVLYGLGVENGQNTN from the coding sequence ATGTCTGATGTATTAAAAGACGATTCGATTGAAATCAGAGATGTATGGAGTGATAATCTAGAATCTGAGTTTGAATATATTCGTAAAATAGTTGATGATTTTCCATATATAGCTATGGATACTGAGTTTCCAGGGATTGTTTTGCGTCCAGTTGGTAATTTCAAAACTAGTTCTGAATATCATTATCAAACACTTAAAGCAAATGTTGATATGTTGAAATTGATTCAATTAGGGCTTACTTTTTCTGATGAAGATGGGAATTTACCAACAGGGAACGATAATAAGTACTGTGTTTGGCAATTCAATTTTAAGGAGTTTAATGTGAATGATGATGTGTTTGCTCAAGATTCCATTGAATTGTTGCGTCAATGTGGGATTGATTTCGGTAAGAATAGTGAAAAGGGGATTGATGCTCTTcgttttggtgagttgttgatgaCATCTGGGGTTGTGTTGAATGATAATGTTCATTGGGTTACGTTTCACAGTGGTTATGATTTCGGGTACTTGTTGAAGCTGCTCACTTGTAGGACATTGCCTGATTCACAGACTGAGTTTTTCGAGCTTATCAAAGTGTTTTTTCCAGAGATTTATGATATCAAACATTTGATGAAGTACTGTAACAGCCTTCACGGTGGGTTGAACAAGCTTGCGGAATTGCTTCGTGTGGAACGAGTTGGGGTTTGCCATCAAGCTGGTTCTGATAGTTTGCTCACTGCTTGTACATTCAGGAAACTGAAACAGCAATACTTTAGTGGATCAACTGAGAAATACTCAGGTGTGTTGTATGGTCTTGGTGTTGAAAATGGCCAAAATACTAATTGA